Proteins encoded together in one Vicinamibacteria bacterium window:
- a CDS encoding glycosyltransferase family 4 protein, whose product MVTPHLPPDQAANALLPQLLRDGLTREGHEVRLMAFEPRAGRPRQAEVRYIPRSRNGLSRTLRLSHLETAFAVCRQTRGFFSQADVVHVHSNTFMNQLVAALAYRRRLPFLLTHYGTEIWHYRKRPIDPFLWMNEHAAQVTYYSRLLLDKS is encoded by the coding sequence ATGGTCACCCCCCATCTTCCACCCGATCAGGCGGCCAATGCGCTGCTGCCTCAGCTTCTTCGCGATGGGCTCACCCGGGAGGGACACGAGGTTCGCCTCATGGCCTTCGAGCCGCGAGCCGGACGCCCCCGTCAGGCGGAGGTCCGCTACATCCCCCGCTCGCGTAACGGGCTTTCGCGCACTCTCCGATTGTCTCACCTCGAGACGGCGTTCGCCGTATGCCGCCAAACGCGGGGCTTCTTCAGCCAGGCGGACGTCGTTCACGTCCACAGCAACACCTTCATGAACCAGCTCGTGGCCGCGCTCGCCTATCGCCGCCGTCTCCCGTTCCTTCTGACGCACTATGGGACGGAAATCTGGCATTACCGGAAGCGCCCGATCGATCCGTTCCTCTGGATGAACGAGCACGCCGCGCAGGTGACCTACTACAGCCGCCTGCTTCTCGACAAGTCCC
- a CDS encoding polysaccharide deacetylase family protein, with amino-acid sequence MTTRILLGVDTEADDQWSATGRQALAVRNVHELPRLQELCDRYRVLPTYLVTFEMAAAERARSQLQELAQSGRCEIGSHHHPWSTPPLVDGHVYPLNLSRDRYREQLGRLTEAVAKISGEAPVSYRAGRNGFAGWHVEILEENGYLVDSSVDPFFNEKRKGGPSFAGAPITPYFVGYDDPRRVGDSRLLEIPVTSALDRRWPRWLETAYADVSHAYHFRRSLRLLGIVRPIWLRPSYSKRKDMLSLARRLLEGHAPTANILFHSSELLVGGSPYNQTREDLERFYRDLEALLAFLTEGGALGATFRQFRESWCEATRN; translated from the coding sequence ATGACGACGCGCATCCTGCTCGGCGTCGATACCGAGGCCGACGACCAGTGGAGTGCAACAGGACGCCAGGCGCTCGCCGTGCGCAACGTCCACGAGCTTCCCCGACTGCAGGAGCTGTGCGACCGTTACCGCGTTCTCCCCACCTATCTCGTCACCTTCGAGATGGCCGCCGCGGAGCGCGCGAGGAGTCAGCTCCAGGAGCTCGCCCAGTCCGGCCGATGTGAGATCGGCTCGCACCACCATCCCTGGTCCACACCGCCACTCGTCGACGGTCATGTCTACCCGCTGAACTTGAGCCGCGATCGATATCGCGAACAGCTCGGCCGATTGACCGAGGCGGTCGCCAAGATATCGGGTGAGGCGCCGGTCTCCTATCGCGCCGGACGCAACGGCTTCGCCGGCTGGCACGTCGAGATTCTCGAGGAGAATGGTTATCTCGTCGATTCGAGCGTGGACCCGTTCTTCAACGAGAAGCGCAAGGGCGGGCCGTCGTTCGCCGGCGCTCCGATCACACCCTACTTCGTCGGCTACGACGACCCGCGACGGGTGGGCGACAGCCGGCTCCTCGAGATTCCCGTCACGAGCGCGCTCGATCGCAGATGGCCCCGTTGGTTAGAGACGGCCTATGCCGATGTCTCGCACGCATACCATTTCCGGCGCTCCTTGAGACTTCTCGGAATCGTCCGCCCGATCTGGCTCCGGCCGTCGTACTCGAAACGGAAGGACATGTTATCGCTTGCTCGCCGCTTGCTCGAAGGCCACGCCCCCACCGCCAACATCCTGTTTCACTCGAGCGAGCTCCTCGTGGGCGGGAGTCCTTACAACCAGACTCGAGAGGATCTGGAACGGTTCTATCGGGACCTCGAAGCACTTCTCGCGTTCCTGACCGAGGGGGGTGCGCTCGGTGCGACGTTCCGGCAGTTCCGTGAATCCTGGTGCGAGGCGACACGAAATTGA